In Halostagnicola kamekurae, the following are encoded in one genomic region:
- a CDS encoding amidohydrolase, with amino-acid sequence MAYEVRNRLHELRRAFHRHPEPGWREFRTTARVVEELERLGVDEIAVGRESMATDARMAVPDEDELDSWLERAREAGVREDILERTAGGHTGVVGVLEQGEGPTVALRVDLDAISMTESTADDHRPAAEGFRSEHDGYMHACGHDAHIAMALGTIEAIQGSDFSGTLKVFFQPAEEISGGGKAMAEGGYLDDVDYLLALHVGLDYPTGEIVAGVEKPLAMAHVTATFEGASAHAGKAPNEGGNAMQAAATAIQNAYAIPRHSDGMTRINVGHIEGGTASNVIAEEITMEAEVRGETTGLMEYMRTELERVCYAAAEMHDCDVTPRVISESPRADSHPALCDLIERTARGVDGVERVVPTAEVGVSEDVTYLMNRVQDGGGGLASYLIVGTDHPTSHHTPTFDVDEASLGHGVDVLAETAVELSQRPV; translated from the coding sequence ATGGCATACGAAGTCCGAAACAGACTGCACGAATTACGGCGCGCGTTTCACCGCCATCCCGAACCGGGGTGGCGAGAGTTCAGGACGACGGCCCGCGTCGTCGAGGAACTCGAGCGACTCGGAGTCGACGAGATCGCCGTCGGACGGGAGTCGATGGCGACCGACGCGCGAATGGCCGTCCCCGACGAGGACGAACTCGACTCCTGGCTCGAGCGAGCGCGCGAGGCCGGCGTCCGCGAAGATATCCTCGAGCGAACTGCCGGGGGCCACACCGGCGTCGTCGGCGTCCTCGAGCAGGGGGAGGGACCGACCGTGGCGCTGCGGGTCGACCTCGACGCGATCTCGATGACGGAGTCGACGGCCGACGATCACCGGCCGGCCGCGGAGGGATTTCGGTCGGAACACGACGGCTACATGCACGCCTGCGGTCACGACGCTCACATCGCGATGGCGCTCGGGACGATCGAGGCGATTCAGGGGAGCGACTTTTCGGGGACGCTGAAGGTGTTCTTCCAACCCGCCGAAGAGATCTCCGGCGGCGGGAAGGCCATGGCCGAAGGCGGCTATCTCGACGACGTCGATTACCTGCTCGCGTTGCACGTTGGCCTCGATTATCCGACGGGCGAGATCGTCGCCGGCGTCGAGAAGCCGCTGGCGATGGCCCACGTGACGGCGACGTTCGAGGGCGCCAGCGCGCACGCCGGAAAAGCGCCCAACGAGGGCGGAAACGCGATGCAGGCCGCCGCGACGGCGATCCAGAACGCCTACGCGATTCCTCGCCACAGCGACGGGATGACCCGCATCAACGTCGGGCACATCGAGGGCGGCACCGCGAGCAACGTCATCGCGGAGGAGATCACGATGGAGGCGGAGGTCCGCGGCGAGACGACCGGTCTTATGGAGTACATGCGAACTGAACTCGAGCGCGTCTGCTACGCCGCGGCGGAGATGCACGACTGCGACGTCACGCCGCGGGTGATCAGCGAGTCGCCCCGGGCCGACAGCCACCCGGCCTTGTGCGACCTCATCGAACGGACCGCTCGAGGGGTCGACGGCGTCGAGCGCGTCGTTCCGACGGCGGAGGTCGGCGTCAGCGAGGACGTCACCTACCTGATGAACCGCGTGCAAGACGGTGGCGGCGGGCTCGCGTCGTACCTCATCGTCGGCACCGATCACCCGACGAGCCACCACACGCCGACGTTCGACGTCGACGAAGCCAGCCTGGGACACGGCGTCGATGTCCTCGCCGAAACCGCGGTCGAACTCTCTCAGCGGCCGGTTTGA
- a CDS encoding aspartate aminotransferase family protein has translation MTAGPPIDELHFDEAPNVGSVPGPKTRSLLEKQEEIDSSAVAYPNDIPIAFEEGKGATVRDADGNTYIDLFAGIGVLNVGHANPYVLEAVHEQADKLVHTVDFPTEARLELIEKLDEIAPDGLQGNNRVVFGGPTGSDAIEASIKLAKYNTGGDGLIAFRGAYHGATSGAMSVTSNKEFKGHYTPLLPDIVHAPYPHPFRQDKTPQEAVDHALEEVQAIVEDPYGGLANPAGIVVEPIQGEGGIVTPPEGFLQGLRDIADDNDVVLIFDEIQSGLGRSGQWWACDWAGVAPDVMTSAKALGGVGFPLSATMYREELDTWGPGDHAGTYRGHVVGMRAGTRAIEYIQDHDLLAHARELGEYIQGRLREAADGTERLADIRGKGLFIGAEFVDADGRPDGDAADAIQQYCFERGVLVWTAGRHGNVLRFLPPLVLTHELAETALDVVVEAIEHVTAEAKQTA, from the coding sequence ATGACGGCAGGACCGCCGATCGACGAACTCCACTTCGATGAAGCACCGAACGTCGGCTCTGTTCCCGGGCCGAAGACTCGATCGCTGCTCGAGAAACAAGAAGAGATCGACAGCAGCGCGGTCGCGTACCCGAACGACATCCCGATCGCGTTCGAGGAGGGGAAAGGCGCGACGGTGCGCGACGCCGACGGCAACACGTACATCGATCTCTTCGCGGGGATCGGCGTGTTAAACGTCGGCCACGCGAATCCCTACGTGCTCGAGGCCGTCCACGAACAGGCCGACAAGCTCGTCCACACCGTCGACTTTCCGACGGAGGCGCGCCTCGAGCTAATCGAGAAACTCGACGAGATCGCGCCGGACGGACTGCAGGGCAACAACCGGGTCGTCTTCGGCGGACCGACCGGCAGCGACGCGATCGAGGCCTCGATCAAGCTAGCCAAGTACAACACCGGCGGCGACGGCCTCATCGCGTTCCGCGGCGCCTATCACGGCGCGACCAGCGGCGCGATGAGCGTCACGTCGAACAAGGAGTTCAAGGGCCATTACACACCCCTGCTCCCGGACATCGTCCACGCGCCGTACCCCCACCCGTTCCGCCAGGACAAGACACCCCAGGAGGCGGTCGATCACGCCCTGGAAGAGGTTCAGGCGATCGTCGAGGACCCCTACGGCGGGCTGGCGAACCCGGCGGGGATCGTCGTCGAACCGATTCAGGGCGAGGGCGGGATCGTCACGCCGCCGGAAGGGTTCCTGCAGGGACTGCGCGACATCGCCGACGACAACGACGTCGTGCTCATCTTCGACGAGATCCAGAGCGGGCTCGGACGATCCGGCCAGTGGTGGGCCTGCGACTGGGCGGGCGTCGCGCCCGACGTGATGACCTCCGCGAAGGCGCTGGGCGGTGTCGGCTTCCCGCTCTCGGCGACGATGTACAGGGAGGAACTCGACACGTGGGGCCCGGGCGACCACGCCGGGACCTACCGCGGGCACGTCGTCGGCATGCGCGCCGGCACCCGCGCCATCGAGTACATTCAGGACCACGACCTGCTCGCCCACGCTCGCGAACTCGGCGAGTACATTCAGGGTCGACTCCGCGAGGCCGCCGACGGCACGGAACGGCTGGCGGACATCCGCGGCAAGGGGCTTTTCATCGGCGCCGAGTTCGTCGACGCGGACGGCCGGCCTGACGGCGATGCGGCCGATGCCATCCAGCAGTACTGCTTCGAGCGCGGCGTCCTCGTCTGGACGGCCGGTCGGCACGGCAACGTGCTCCGATTCCTCCCGCCGCTCGTGCTCACTCACGAACTGGCCGAGACGGCGCTCGACGTCGTCGTGGAGGCGATCGAACACGTGACGGCCGAGGCGAAGCAGACGGCTTGA
- a CDS encoding NAD-dependent succinate-semialdehyde dehydrogenase has translation MQTINPTTDEPIETYDEHDDEALERFVQRSADRFESWSERPITERQALVGGIADVLCENEDDYAALMTREMGKPIEQARAEIEKCSWVCEFYAEHAAQFLQDERIGVHPRAKTKVSYEPLGPLLAVMPWNYPFWQVLRVAAPTLAAGNTVLLSHARNVTGCATTIERVLADAGFPDGAFTTILVDDDSLHDVIADDRVAAATLTGSVRAGRAVAETTGANLKPTVLELGGSDPFVVLDDAPLERACEVGAQARVNNNGQACIAAKRFIVVEDVYEEFRDGFVREMESLTVGDPTDPDTDVGPIARADLLDTLETQVTESLDAGATALTGGERINREGYFFEPTVLEDVPADSPAGCDELFGPVASLFVVEDEDEAIALANDTEFGLGASVWTTDLERGERVAHELEAGAAFVNELVQSHPKLPFGGIKNSGYGRELAADGIREFTNKKTVWVSPADGLDE, from the coding sequence ATGCAGACTATCAATCCGACGACGGACGAACCGATCGAAACGTACGACGAACACGACGACGAGGCGCTCGAGCGTTTCGTACAGCGGTCGGCCGACCGCTTCGAATCCTGGAGCGAACGACCGATAACCGAACGCCAGGCGCTCGTCGGCGGTATCGCCGATGTCTTGTGCGAGAACGAGGACGACTACGCCGCCCTGATGACTCGCGAGATGGGGAAACCGATCGAACAGGCGCGCGCCGAGATAGAAAAGTGCTCGTGGGTGTGCGAGTTCTACGCCGAACACGCCGCCCAGTTCCTGCAGGACGAGCGCATCGGCGTCCACCCGCGGGCGAAGACGAAGGTTTCCTACGAACCGCTGGGCCCGCTCCTGGCGGTGATGCCGTGGAACTACCCGTTCTGGCAGGTCCTGCGCGTCGCGGCACCGACGCTCGCCGCCGGAAACACGGTCTTGCTCAGCCACGCACGGAACGTCACCGGCTGTGCGACGACCATCGAACGCGTTCTCGCGGACGCCGGGTTCCCCGATGGCGCGTTTACGACGATTCTCGTGGACGATGACAGCCTCCACGACGTCATCGCGGACGACCGCGTGGCGGCTGCGACGCTGACGGGAAGCGTCCGAGCGGGACGGGCCGTCGCGGAGACCACCGGTGCGAACCTCAAACCGACCGTCCTCGAACTCGGCGGAAGCGACCCCTTCGTCGTCCTCGACGACGCGCCGCTCGAGCGTGCGTGTGAGGTCGGCGCCCAGGCTCGGGTCAACAACAACGGCCAGGCCTGCATCGCGGCCAAGCGCTTCATCGTCGTCGAGGATGTCTACGAGGAGTTCCGCGACGGCTTCGTCCGTGAGATGGAGTCGCTCACCGTCGGCGACCCGACGGACCCCGACACGGACGTCGGTCCCATCGCCCGGGCCGACCTCCTCGATACGCTCGAGACACAGGTCACAGAGAGTCTCGACGCCGGAGCGACCGCCCTGACCGGGGGCGAACGGATCAACAGGGAGGGGTACTTCTTCGAACCCACGGTGCTCGAAGACGTCCCGGCCGACAGCCCCGCAGGATGCGACGAACTGTTCGGCCCGGTGGCGAGCCTCTTCGTCGTCGAGGACGAGGACGAAGCGATCGCGCTCGCCAACGACACCGAATTCGGGCTCGGCGCGAGCGTCTGGACGACAGACTTAGAGCGCGGCGAGCGCGTCGCCCACGAACTCGAGGCGGGCGCCGCCTTCGTCAACGAACTCGTCCAGTCACACCCGAAACTCCCGTTCGGCGGTATCAAAAACTCCGGGTACGGACGCGAACTCGCCGCCGACGGCATCCGCGAGTTCACGAACAAAAAGACGGTCTGGGTGTCGCCGGCCGACGGCCTCGACGAGTAG